One window of the Brevundimonas goettingensis genome contains the following:
- the pdxA gene encoding 4-hydroxythreonine-4-phosphate dehydrogenase PdxA, giving the protein MTAPRPLVLSMGEPAGVGPEIIAEAWRALSSEGAPFAVIGDPELLKAQGVPIVEIGQVADAADRFARALPVLSHPVSAPVTVGKPDPANAGVVADWIERGVDLCLSGEASGLVTAPIAKAPLYAAGFRFPGHTEFIAELTADAPFAGTRGPVMMLTAKDLRACLVTIHVALDQVPQLVTGERVIRTARVVHEAMRRDFGIARPRLALAALNPHAGEGGALGLQEIEVLAPAVEALRAEGIAITEPRPADTMFHDEARATYDAAICLYHDQALIPVKTLDFWGGVNATLGLPIVRTSPDHGTGFDIAGKGVARPESLIAAVRLATEMAAARAGG; this is encoded by the coding sequence ATGACCGCGCCCCGGCCGCTGGTCCTGTCGATGGGCGAGCCGGCGGGCGTCGGCCCCGAGATCATCGCTGAAGCCTGGCGCGCGCTCTCGTCCGAGGGCGCGCCTTTCGCGGTCATCGGCGATCCCGAACTGCTGAAGGCGCAAGGCGTGCCGATCGTCGAGATCGGACAGGTCGCCGACGCCGCCGACCGCTTCGCCCGCGCCCTGCCGGTGCTCAGCCATCCCGTGTCTGCGCCTGTGACCGTCGGCAAGCCCGATCCGGCCAATGCCGGGGTCGTCGCCGACTGGATCGAGCGCGGCGTCGATCTGTGCCTGTCCGGAGAGGCCTCGGGGCTGGTCACCGCCCCCATCGCCAAGGCGCCCCTCTATGCCGCCGGCTTCCGCTTTCCGGGCCACACCGAGTTCATCGCCGAACTGACCGCGGACGCGCCCTTCGCCGGGACCCGCGGGCCGGTGATGATGCTGACGGCGAAAGACCTGCGCGCCTGTCTGGTGACCATCCACGTCGCGCTGGACCAGGTGCCCCAGCTGGTGACCGGCGAGCGGGTCATCCGCACCGCCCGGGTCGTGCATGAGGCGATGAGGCGTGACTTCGGTATCGCCCGTCCGCGTCTGGCCCTGGCCGCCCTCAACCCTCACGCCGGTGAAGGCGGGGCTCTGGGGCTGCAGGAGATCGAGGTCCTCGCGCCCGCTGTCGAGGCCCTGCGCGCCGAGGGGATCGCGATCACCGAACCCCGCCCCGCCGATACGATGTTCCACGACGAGGCCCGCGCGACCTATGACGCCGCGATCTGCCTCTATCACGATCAGGCCCTGATCCCGGTGAAGACGCTGGACTTCTGGGGCGGGGTCAACGCCACCCTGGGCCTACCCATCGTCCGCACCTCGCCCGACCATGGAACGGGCTTCGACATCGCCGGCAAGGGCGTCGCCCGCCCAGAGAGCCTGATAGCCGCCGTCAGACTGGCGACCGAGATGGCCGCGGCGCGCGCTGGCGGCTAG
- the rsmA gene encoding 16S rRNA (adenine(1518)-N(6)/adenine(1519)-N(6))-dimethyltransferase RsmA produces MTADLPPLRESLEAHGLLAKKSFGQHFLLDLNVTRKIVRLAGPFEGRAVIEVGPGPGGLTRAILESDAGRVTLVEKDRRFVPLLEELDAGDGRLTIVQADALKVDEAKLAEGPTHLVSNLPYNVGTALLIKWLTGPWTPCALTLMFQKEVAERIVADTDDDAYGRLAVISQAVAEARIVMHLPAAAFTPPPKVASAVVHLIPRADRPDRATLKRLETVTAAAFGQRRKMLRSSLKQLGGGALCEAAGIDPDARAETIDVAGFLRLAAALDR; encoded by the coding sequence ATGACCGCCGACCTGCCGCCCCTGCGCGAATCCCTCGAAGCCCACGGCCTGCTGGCCAAGAAGAGCTTCGGCCAGCATTTCCTGCTGGACCTGAACGTCACGCGAAAGATCGTGCGTCTGGCCGGTCCGTTCGAGGGCCGCGCCGTGATTGAGGTCGGTCCCGGGCCCGGCGGCCTGACCCGCGCCATTCTCGAGAGCGACGCCGGTCGGGTGACCCTGGTCGAGAAGGACCGGCGCTTCGTCCCCCTGCTGGAGGAGCTGGACGCCGGCGACGGCCGCCTGACCATCGTCCAGGCCGACGCCCTGAAGGTCGATGAGGCGAAGCTGGCGGAGGGGCCGACTCATCTGGTGTCGAACCTGCCCTACAACGTCGGCACGGCCCTGCTGATCAAATGGCTGACCGGGCCCTGGACGCCCTGCGCCCTGACCCTGATGTTCCAGAAGGAGGTCGCCGAGCGGATCGTGGCCGATACCGACGACGACGCCTACGGGCGCCTCGCGGTCATTTCGCAGGCGGTCGCCGAGGCGCGGATCGTCATGCACCTGCCTGCCGCCGCCTTCACACCGCCGCCCAAGGTGGCCTCGGCCGTGGTGCATCTGATTCCACGCGCCGACCGGCCCGACCGGGCGACGCTGAAGCGGCTGGAGACCGTCACCGCCGCCGCCTTCGGCCAGCGCCGAAAGATGCTGCGCTCCAGCCTGAAACAGCTCGGCGGCGGCGCCCTGTGCGAGGCCGCCGGCATCGATCCCGACGCCCGCGCCGAGACCATCGACGTGGCGGGCTTCCTGCGGCTGGCGGCGGCGTTGGATCGGTGA
- a CDS encoding pyridoxal phosphate-dependent aminotransferase — protein MTEIEPFRAITISRIAHALKAEGRDVIHMEFGQPSTGAPAAAIAEAHRVLDADGMGYWESAPLKARIARLYQDRYGVEVDPDRLLLTCGASPALVLALSSRFRPGDRIAMARPGYVAYRNTVKALNLTPVEIACGPAEHYQLTAAALEALEPAPAGVIIASPANPTGSIIAPEELAAIAAVCKRRGIAIVSDEIYHGLSYDRPTPSILEFEPEAFVINSFSKYWSMAGWRLGWLLVPPDHIAAAKAYIGNLFLTPPSLSQHAGLVAMDCVEELEGHIEVYRRNRELVLAALPSLGLKTIAPPDGAFYVWADIGHLTDDSVAFCEQLLRDTGVATAPGVDFDPVDGHRFMRFSFAVSTPLIEQALERLRPWFAARAAFLKA, from the coding sequence ATGACCGAGATCGAACCCTTCCGCGCCATCACCATCAGCCGCATCGCCCATGCCCTGAAGGCCGAGGGGCGCGATGTGATCCATATGGAGTTCGGCCAGCCGTCGACCGGCGCGCCCGCCGCCGCCATCGCCGAGGCGCACCGGGTGCTGGATGCCGACGGCATGGGCTATTGGGAGAGCGCCCCGCTGAAGGCGCGCATCGCCCGGCTCTATCAGGATCGCTACGGCGTCGAGGTCGATCCGGACCGGCTGCTGCTGACCTGCGGCGCCTCGCCCGCGCTCGTGCTGGCCCTGTCGTCGCGCTTCCGGCCCGGCGACCGCATCGCCATGGCCCGGCCCGGCTATGTCGCCTATCGCAATACGGTCAAGGCGCTGAACCTGACCCCGGTCGAGATCGCCTGCGGTCCCGCCGAACACTATCAGCTGACCGCCGCCGCGCTTGAGGCGCTGGAGCCGGCGCCCGCCGGGGTGATCATCGCCAGCCCGGCCAACCCGACCGGCTCGATCATCGCGCCCGAGGAACTGGCCGCCATCGCCGCCGTCTGTAAGCGGCGCGGCATCGCCATCGTCTCGGACGAGATTTATCACGGCCTCAGCTACGACCGCCCGACGCCCTCGATCCTGGAGTTCGAGCCCGAGGCTTTCGTCATCAACAGCTTCTCCAAATACTGGAGCATGGCCGGGTGGCGGCTGGGCTGGCTGCTGGTCCCGCCCGACCATATCGCGGCGGCCAAGGCCTATATCGGCAATCTGTTCCTGACGCCGCCGTCGCTGAGCCAGCACGCGGGTCTGGTGGCCATGGACTGCGTCGAGGAGCTGGAAGGCCATATCGAGGTCTACCGGCGCAACCGGGAGCTGGTGCTGGCGGCCCTGCCCTCGCTGGGCCTGAAGACCATCGCCCCGCCCGACGGCGCCTTCTACGTCTGGGCCGACATCGGCCATCTGACCGACGACAGCGTGGCCTTCTGCGAGCAGCTGCTGCGCGACACGGGGGTGGCGACCGCGCCCGGCGTGGATTTCGATCCGGTAGACGGCCACCGCTTCATGCGCTTCAGCTTCGCGGTGTCCACTCCCCTGATCGAACAGGCGCTGGAGCGGCTGAGGCCCTGGTTCGCGGCGCGCGCGGCTTTCCTGAAAGCCTGA